TTGATTCCGGGTTCGGGTCGAATCTTGGGCAGCTAAAATACAGTCTGCCCCTGTTGAGTACGCGCACACGCATTCAAATTTCGGCCGATTACAATAAGTTCAAGATCCATAATTCTGAAAACGAAGACGACTTCATTAACCTGCTCGAGCTTGAAGGTATCAATGAAAACTATGGCTTGAGTGTGGATCACAAATTCCGGCGTTCACGGGATTTCAATATCACTGGTACTGTCACGGTAACGGACAAGAACACCGAAATGATGGCTGCGACGCCTATCCTCGAGCGCTGGGATCAGGCGCTCGGTGGCGAGGCCGGTATCTATGTGGATCGCCTGTCCGGTGGGGGCATACCCATGCTGAACGTGGTCAACGCGAAAATACAGTACGGGGAGCTGAATAGCTACTCCGGTGACACTGGCTTGGAAACGGATTCCGAGTTTCAAAAATTCGCTGCGGAAACCAGTTCGTTGCTCTTTCTGCCAATGCCACTGACAGATTCGCAGTCGCGGCTTGTCGTTAAAAGCCGCTGGCAGTACAGCGAAAATACCCTGCCATCATTTGAGCAACTTTCCCTTGGCGGCGCCAACGGCGTACGTGCGTTTGATGTGCGGGATTTTTCTGCCGACCAGGCCGGGCTGATCTCTGCCGAGTGGTATCCATCCTTCCCCGATGCGATCAATCCCAAAATCTTTGGTAATCGCCTGAATGACATCCTGCAGGTGGCGGTGATTGCGGATGCTGGTTACGGCATCGTAAACAATCCTGAAGAGGATCTGAACAATGACTGGGCAGCCCTCGCCGGGGCCGGCTTCCTGTTTAAGTTCAGTTGGGCCGAAAACTGGGCGAGCCAATTATCGGTGGCCTGGCCGACGACTTCCAAATCATCCATTGAGGGTGCCGGAGACGATGCCGACAGTCCCACCCTATATGCAGACTTTTCCTACTTCCTGCAGTAATCAAACTTCGATTTAAATGATATCGGCAGCGCCGCGGCGCCGCCATGGAGCTAAGTGGCAAGAATCATGAATATGAAAAGAAATTTGCTTTCTATTGCAGTGAGTGTATCTGGTCTGGCCGGCATCACGCTAACCATGCCGCAGTTTGCCATGGCTGGGCCTAGTGGCATGAACGTTGTCGTAGGCACAGTGACTGATAATACTGATGCCGGCTCGTTGAATTACGAATATGCCGTCGATGGGCAGTTTGCCCATATCGATTGGGCCGATTTTGTAATCGAAGCAGACGAAAGCGCTAATTTTAATTTTACCGGTGCCAGTGGAGACTTCGATCCATCGGCCATGGTGATCAACCGGGTTCTTGAGGGAAGCACAGAAATTTTCGGGACTCTGAGCTCCAATGGTCATGTCGTATTGATTAATCCCCGAGGCGTACTTTTTGGTGAGAATTCGGTGGTGAGTGTGGCAGCGCTTACCGCTGCAGCGATGAACGGCAACATCGCGGGTGCAGATGGGGATTACGAATTCACGTTGGGTGATGCGGCAGGCACAGTGAGCGTTGCCGCCGGCGACCCGATTTTCGCACCTGGCGGTATCACGTTAATTGGCGCCAGCGTTTCGAACGCCCGTGATCTGACGGCGGCAGAAAACGGAGAACTGGTCACCGGTAGTATCAATTTCCATGCTGGCGAGAGAATGACCCTTACCCTGGCAGGCGGACTTGTCACTGGCGTTGCTATCAGCGAAGAGGCTGCCGATATCGAATTTGGCGAGGGTCTTGATGTTATTAACTCCGGTAATCTAGAAGCCGTGCAGGTGGTGATGGAGGCGCGCGCAGCCAGGTCACTTGTCGGCGCAGCAGTAAACAACACAGGCACTGTAATCGCGACCGGTATCGATACCAGTGGAGGGACGATCACCCTGGGAGCCTACGGGCCAGGTTCTGCAACGATTCACAATAATGGATCGCTGACCGTCAGTAACGGTGAAGTTGAGAATGCTGTTGCCGGAATAATCAACGTTACTGCCGAGGAGATTACTCTCGGGACCGATAGTGCGTTGATTGCGGACGCAAATACCTACACCAATACCGATCCGGTTACGGTGGTTGATACGGTGGCGGATGGTGGTGATATCACCGTGAGCGCATCTCAGAGTCTGACTCTGGATGGAACCATTAGTAGTACCGGTAACGGTTCGGGTAGTACCGGCGGCACGGTCAAAACTATCTCTGAATCGGCCATTTCTGGCGCATCCACGGTGTCCGTGGTTACCGATGATGCAGATGCTGCTAGTGGTGGGGAGTGGCAGGTTACCGCGCAATCTGTGGCTCTGGACGGTGTTGACTGCGCCGGCAACTGTATCAGCTCTGCCGCGGTCGTTGGCGCACTGGATGACAACGCTGCGGTAACGATTGATGCGAATGCCGAGACTCTTACCGTTGAGGCGGGTTTGGATTGGAGCGGAGATTCTTCTCTTAAACTCGAATCTCAGGACACTGTGGCGCTGACCTCCGGTCAGGCAGTAACCGCAATTAATGGCAGCCTGAACGTAATAGCAGTTAATGGTTTCAGAAACAGCGCTGATGTTGATGTCGGAAATTTCTCATTGGATGTGGGCGCGCTAAATATTGCAGAGGACAGCCCACCAACTGTTAGTAGCCTCGGGGATCTCCAGTCCGCAAATACTCTGGCCATAACCAACCTGGGCGGAAATCATCACTTTGATGTCAGCGCCATTTCCTCAATTTCGGAAATTGACTTGAGCGGCGGAGTAACAAACCTTAAAGGTGACTTGTCAACAAGTATTGCATCTATCACAGATGCCGATGGCGTTGTGGTTGGTGAAGGGGTCACGCTCTTTGGAAATAACGCAGCTGATGGTGTTGCCGACGATGCGTTCATCCTATCTGCCGATGGGAAGGTTGAATACGATGACGTAATTTTTGAGAACCTCGATGCTGTGAATGGTCTCGGGGGCCTGGATTCTATTGACGCTAGTGCCTTCGGTCCGGGAGTCAGCCTCACCGACAACGCCGGTGAGCTGGACGCCGATGGACTGGTTATTACCGGCATAACAGAGATCACCACCGGCACATTGACTGGTTCGACGAACCAGGAAGCTTTCGATCTGACTGCCGACGCTACTCTTAGCGTCGACACTTATACCGGGTATAACTTCTACGACGTTACGAACCTGAACGGCAATGGCGGCTCCGATAGTTTCCAGAGCGCTGCCGGCGGCGACTGGATGCTGGCAGAAAATCTCGCCAGTGTCACCCACGGCGGAAATCTCACGCTTGAAAATATCGATTTATTTACCGGTGGTTCAGGAAACATTGTCGGTGATGGTAATAGCTACTTCTTCGATGTGGGTGGTGGCACTGCCGTTGTCGTGGCTAATAACATGGAGTTTACTGGCAACACATTGACATTCAATGGCATCAGCAAAGTAGAGTCCGCCGGTGAGTTGAATGCGCTGGGTCTCTCAGGTGCTTACCTTAAAGATGATGACAATGTAGCGGCAGAGGTTTTTGTCGATACCGCCAGTGACGATAGTGGGATCAAGTTTATTGGTTTGTCGGATGTCAGGGTGTCGCAGATAGATACGGCGCAAGCCGGCGGAATCGCTTTATCTGTGGTCGGAAATAATAGCGCTGAGTTAACTGACCCCACTTTCACAGAAGTTAAGTTAGAAATTCATGACCTGGATGGCGTAATCGGTGCTTCTGGAAATACACTTTCTTCGACCGGTGACTGGGAAGTAGACGGTAGTGGTGCAAGCAATAAGAGAATCAATTTTACCGGAGCTTGGACGGTTACCTCGAACGGTGCAGACCTTGCTGCCGAAAGAAATATCGAAAATAACTTTTCTGTTAATAGCGAAGGTTATGTCGGTGTTCATGAAATTCTATTTACTGATTTGGTGACAGTCTCACCAGGTGGAGGTTCGAGTACTAGTATTCTGGATGCTTCTGGATATGAATACGGAGTTGTCATAGGTGCTGATAATGATAGTGTCGCGCTCCTTACGGATGCGGACGGCAGTACTGGGACAGTATTTTCTGGGTTGAGTAGCGTAACTTCTGATCTTCTTGCGGCACGCGATGATGCCGGAACTACCACATTTTCCATTGAGAACGATGGGGCGAATGAATATTTTGATGCCAGTAGTAGCAATATCAGGTTCTATGAGTTACAAACGATTAAGGGCACTGAAAATGGAACAGAGGTTGTTAATTGGGATGACAGTTGGACCCTGAGTAGCGCCGCTGAATCCGGTATATATTTTTTAAGTGGTTCCGGGGTTGGTGTTATCGGTTTCGATACCATCAACACTTCCGGCGGTACTCTGGATTTCAATATCGGTGAGAGTTTCACTATTGAATCTGACGGCGGCGTCACCGTTGCAAATACCACTTTTAACGGTCTTGCCATGCTGCAGAAAGGTTTGGGATTTGACGGTAGTGCTGCACGCGATCCTTCTCTGGATGCCTCTGCCTTTTCGGATGGTTTGACTCTCACCGACAATGTGCTCGAAGTGGTCGCTGGCAACCTGACCATTTCCGATATCTCCAGTATTACCGCTAACAAAGTGACCGCATCTACTAATGCGATTACCCAGCATGACTTCGTGATCGGCTCTAATAACGATTCGCAGACAGTAACCGTTAACGGAATGCTTTTCGGGGAGCTGCAAGAAGTTATCTCTGACGGAAACGACACTTTTTCGGAACGGGCATCCGGATTGGCGGTGCTCTATCTCGACGACGCGAGTGGCAGCAAGATTTATTCGCATCTCGCCGGGGCTGAAAATGAGGTTGGTTTCTCCATTGATAACGGTATCGCCTTTTCCGGTTTTGGTTCCGCGAGTGTCGCAACAGTTGATACCAATGGGCAGAATGTTGTCCTGGATGTGAACTCCGAAAATAACGCGGACCTCGATAGCGGTGCGTTCACATTTACCGGCCTTTCAAGTATCGAAGGGTCCGGTAATGACCAAGTCACTGGTTCTGGTAGCTGGGCCCTGGGTAGCGGTAGTGTAAGCAATGCCTCCATTGTTTTCTCGGGTGCATGGGACATTATTGCCTCTAATGGTGAACTTCAGGGTAGTGATGCGCAGGAAACCTTCACCCTGGGGAACGGCGGAGCGCTGGATGTTTCCGGATATTCCGGATATGAATTTAGTGGTTTCACCTCGGTTACTGCAGGTGCGAGTAGCGATAGTGTTTCCAGTGATAGTAATATCCACTGGACTCTTCTCGATACGAATTCTGCCGAGAGCAGCAATGGAATTACCTTCGACGGCTTCAGTAGCATCGATGCGGATGCGGCCACGCTCACCGGCACCGCAGGCGACGATACCTTTACACTGACCGGCAGCCAAGCCGATGGGGCTACCGTCGGTTACGGTAGCATGGTATTTACCGGCCTGAGCGAGGTGCTCGGTAACGGTTCGACCTATGATGCCATCACCAACCCCACCGCGATCGGTGACCAGCTGGGTGCCAGCGGCTACAGCGATGCGCTCGCCCTAACTGGCAGCGACGGTGAATTGCACGTTGCAGGTTCGTTGACGTTCGAGGGCCTAAATTCAGCGACTCTCGCCAATTTGACCGCAACCGACAATGCAGAGATTTTTGCCGTAAACGATTCAGGTGGGTTGACGATTGCCGGTTTGAATATTTTCGGTCTTACCGAGATCCACGGTGAGGGCGGCAACGACAGGCTTGTTGCCATCGACACGCCGACCATGGAAAGCGGCTATGTCAGTAGTAGCGGGATCCAGTTCTATGACTTGGGGACCATCGAAGCGGCCACTCTGGAAGCCACCAATGGCGACGATACCATCGCATTCGGTGATTCCGGCATTCTGACTGTCAATGGTATTACGGTTGAAAATGTCACATCTATTGACGCACGCGGCGGCGATAACGACAGCGTTACCGGCATGGATGGCCAGGACTGGCAGCTACTGAGTAGCACCAGTGCCGAAAACAACGGCATTACTTTTATCAATGCGGAGACACTGGCGGCCGTCAGCGGGGGGCTGCTGGGAACCACCGGCGCCGATAGTTTTACACTGAACGTGAATGGCAGTGTCATCTTTGCCGACAGCATAACCATCTCCGGCATGACTTCTCTGCATGGCAATGGCGGTGTGGACAGCCTGAATGCCAGTGCTTTTGATACAGGCATTAGCCTGACCGATACCCTCGGACAGCTGGACGCCGGCGGACTGTCCGTTACCGGTATCACCGAGATTACCACCGAAATTGTAAACGGCACGGCAACTCAGGAAGCCTTCAACCTGGCTGATGACACGCTGACCGTTAGCACATACGTGGGTTACAACTTCTACGGCGTTGCCGAACTCAACGGCAACGGCGGCTCCGATCGTTTCAACAGCGCTTCCACTGGCGACTGGGTGCTGGCAGAAAACCTGTCCAGCGTTATCTTTGAGCGCGCAACTGGACGCGACCTGTTAATTGAAGGCATCAACACCTTCACCGGTAACTCCGGCGCGATCAAGGGGCACAACAGTGGACACGCATTTGAAGTTACTGCTGACAATGCAGTGATCGTTGATGGCACACACCAGTTCAGTGGTGTCAGCGATGTCGATGCGGGCACTGGCACGGACGAGGTAACAGCCATCGCCGAAGTTACCCTGGCGGGATCGGACGGCGCTTTCAATACCAGCGCAATTGAGTTTACCGGCATTGATCAAGCCACTGCGTCCGACCTTCGGGGCAGCACTACAGCGGAAACCTACACCTTGCAGGGCGGTGGTGCTCTTGAGGTCGCAGGCATTGAGTTCACCGGTCTGAGCAACGTCAACGCGGGCTCCGGGGTCGATCAAGAGGACCAGGTGGTATCTCGCGGCGGCCAGGACTTCACGCTGAATGTGGATAAATCGGTTAACCACGACGGCATCGTGTTCAGCGAGGTGGAGCGCTTCAGTGCTCCGGATGACGAAGCCAACCTCGATGCCACCGCTTTTGTCGCGGGCCTGACTCTCACTGGCAATGCGCGGGAAGTCATCGCCGATGATGTCACCTTCAGTGGCCTGATATCGGCCGATACCGCGTCACTGATCGGCAGTGCCGGGACCGATGTATTCGCACTGACCAGCGACAGCATCACTGCTCGCCTGATTCAGTTTACCGGGGTCACCAGCGTCACCGCCGGTGGTACCGGCAACAGCGTTGAGAGTGCCGGTGGCATCAATTGGACACTGGTGGATGCAGACTCTGCACAGAGCAGTAATAGCGTGACCTTTGACGGCTTCAGCAGCATTGATACCGATGCTGCTACGGTCACCGGCACCGGCGGCGAC
This genomic interval from Microbulbifer sp. Q7 contains the following:
- a CDS encoding filamentous hemagglutinin N-terminal domain-containing protein; this translates as MTDNTDAGSLNYEYAVDGQFAHIDWADFVIEADESANFNFTGASGDFDPSAMVINRVLEGSTEIFGTLSSNGHVVLINPRGVLFGENSVVSVAALTAAAMNGNIAGADGDYEFTLGDAAGTVSVAAGDPIFAPGGITLIGASVSNARDLTAAENGELVTGSINFHAGERMTLTLAGGLVTGVAISEEAADIEFGEGLDVINSGNLEAVQVVMEARAARSLVGAAVNNTGTVIATGIDTSGGTITLGAYGPGSATIHNNGSLTVSNGEVENAVAGIINVTAEEITLGTDSALIADANTYTNTDPVTVVDTVADGGDITVSASQSLTLDGTISSTGNGSGSTGGTVKTISESAISGASTVSVVTDDADAASGGEWQVTAQSVALDGVDCAGNCISSAAVVGALDDNAAVTIDANAETLTVEAGLDWSGDSSLKLESQDTVALTSGQAVTAINGSLNVIAVNGFRNSADVDVGNFSLDVGALNIAEDSPPTVSSLGDLQSANTLAITNLGGNHHFDVSAISSISEIDLSGGVTNLKGDLSTSIASITDADGVVVGEGVTLFGNNAADGVADDAFILSADGKVEYDDVIFENLDAVNGLGGLDSIDASAFGPGVSLTDNAGELDADGLVITGITEITTGTLTGSTNQEAFDLTADATLSVDTYTGYNFYDVTNLNGNGGSDSFQSAAGGDWMLAENLASVTHGGNLTLENIDLFTGGSGNIVGDGNSYFFDVGGGTAVVVANNMEFTGNTLTFNGISKVESAGELNALGLSGAYLKDDDNVAAEVFVDTASDDSGIKFIGLSDVRVSQIDTAQAGGIALSVVGNNSAELTDPTFTEVKLEIHDLDGVIGASGNTLSSTGDWEVDGSGASNKRINFTGAWTVTSNGADLAAERNIENNFSVNSEGYVGVHEILFTDLVTVSPGGGSSTSILDASGYEYGVVIGADNDSVALLTDADGSTGTVFSGLSSVTSDLLAARDDAGTTTFSIENDGANEYFDASSSNIRFYELQTIKGTENGTEVVNWDDSWTLSSAAESGIYFLSGSGVGVIGFDTINTSGGTLDFNIGESFTIESDGGVTVANTTFNGLAMLQKGLGFDGSAARDPSLDASAFSDGLTLTDNVLEVVAGNLTISDISSITANKVTASTNAITQHDFVIGSNNDSQTVTVNGMLFGELQEVISDGNDTFSERASGLAVLYLDDASGSKIYSHLAGAENEVGFSIDNGIAFSGFGSASVATVDTNGQNVVLDVNSENNADLDSGAFTFTGLSSIEGSGNDQVTGSGSWALGSGSVSNASIVFSGAWDIIASNGELQGSDAQETFTLGNGGALDVSGYSGYEFSGFTSVTAGASSDSVSSDSNIHWTLLDTNSAESSNGITFDGFSSIDADAATLTGTAGDDTFTLTGSQADGATVGYGSMVFTGLSEVLGNGSTYDAITNPTAIGDQLGASGYSDALALTGSDGELHVAGSLTFEGLNSATLANLTATDNAEIFAVNDSGGLTIAGLNIFGLTEIHGEGGNDRLVAIDTPTMESGYVSSSGIQFYDLGTIEAATLEATNGDDTIAFGDSGILTVNGITVENVTSIDARGGDNDSVTGMDGQDWQLLSSTSAENNGITFINAETLAAVSGGLLGTTGADSFTLNVNGSVIFADSITISGMTSLHGNGGVDSLNASAFDTGISLTDTLGQLDAGGLSVTGITEITTEIVNGTATQEAFNLADDTLTVSTYVGYNFYGVAELNGNGGSDRFNSASTGDWVLAENLSSVIFERATGRDLLIEGINTFTGNSGAIKGHNSGHAFEVTADNAVIVDGTHQFSGVSDVDAGTGTDEVTAIAEVTLAGSDGAFNTSAIEFTGIDQATASDLRGSTTAETYTLQGGGALEVAGIEFTGLSNVNAGSGVDQEDQVVSRGGQDFTLNVDKSVNHDGIVFSEVERFSAPDDEANLDATAFVAGLTLTGNAREVIADDVTFSGLISADTASLIGSAGTDVFALTSDSITARLIQFTGVTSVTAGGTGNSVESAGGINWTLVDADSAQSSNSVTFDGFSSIDTDAATVTGTGGDDTFTLIGSEADGVTVSYGDMAFTGLSEVLGNGSTYDTITNPATTGDRLDASGYSDALALTGADGELRTAGGLTFAALNSAVLAELDGSAADETFQIAGDGAITVAALNLSGLSQVNGNDGTNTIRSAGSADMSEDGDFVTAEGIVFYDIDILDVGVVGATNRDDDILFNADGSVTVNGLEIGSSTRVDGLGGTDTVTGFSGADWTLLGDSSAENNGITFLNVEILNALNGGLYGTSGADDFILNSGGSISAGLLTVNDMTFVDGVSADNTLDASAYSGLTLSDTAGELLAGTLGLLGIEQATTGTLTGSTGADAFTLASDGAINVAGIQFDGVATLAGGAGEDSFSSAISGDWQLAENTASLQHNGVSISGIEAFSGGSGRVVGDDGGHTFAVTGNGALTADSVQFDGVTAVEGGVGSDDVSAISSVELAGADGAFSSSAMNFTGIDSVSTSTLVGSTSAEQFVLSGSGALTVSGIAFRNLGTVSAGAGGDDEVISRAGQGYALAGDNSVSHDGIQFSEVESYVGQGVSLSVSGQASARITASGTVASGASTFSGLQRLALEDGVTALEAWNSVTLSGANAVTSGDIRVSGVGVVTATGALTGTGGADEFTVTGNGALTSLGMTFGDVSSVTGAGGSDAIVGAADSGWQLGTESGSVSHAAIAFSEMEQASGGNGILDGADTDTQYALASDGGLQAGGIHFAGITDVNAGAGSDRVTSASGVRWTLGNSAGSASTAGVTFRGIDQIATQSAVIDATQNTTAESFALSADSREISVFDLLFDSVAEVFAGSEGDNEVVSGTDSWQLESGARVSANGVTFNGIDRVVTDSASLTGTSAEEQFVLAGESGGLSVDGIDFSGVSQVTGNGGADSLIGTSAADTFNLAGDGGIAVSGIDFDGIGRVDAAGGADTVAGSGANWRSLEQDATLVEGAAVAVVDSITVLFENLEQVQTTGAYDGPTFGADYLMTGPQRLQMGGVSFAGLDSISAGSGSDTLYGFDGDMSWTLGASGGSVATGQSSVGFSGFEQIVAGSGVDTFNLDGGALVSLDTGAGNDTVVMSGTLLDSLSLGAGDDLLQILAGVQPTQLLGGSGSDQLQMQLAAKQQWRITGNSDAQNQVGEFTFGGFESLQDGAGGLDLVSSQQMDFTYDDVSAGVEFNGGDMALAYDGTGDVVLVSSTTQTIGGSLKAANADLTLAGDLDIASDLQSLSLRASGGNIDVSIVEADDLVIGQINVGRGNLALASANFGLLTAESVRETHITAGTAVIGTEQQRWGNIGTVINPLRFNVTESVDIVSLFYYEPAFEGRMPLFTAIGNKGVSIASNETAQGLKSAVQNPVDDIAQLDPGIFTEVAPYSLGVDVLNLPEVRLQGGELLPMEEEEEEKRRREASAAVGGR